A region from the Streptomyces tsukubensis genome encodes:
- a CDS encoding DUF6479 family protein, with the protein MAGLIILGLVLVGMLCAAMWWDGRRRAAIVPPRPDEQPKQPEHREHVEEIREEDGPDSFPHDGGRLLPYNLRTHSSHSTGKGREDRPQHGRNTHSGSFGSGGLGG; encoded by the coding sequence ATGGCCGGTTTGATCATTCTCGGACTCGTACTCGTCGGCATGCTCTGCGCGGCGATGTGGTGGGACGGGCGGCGCCGGGCGGCCATCGTCCCGCCGCGCCCCGACGAGCAGCCGAAGCAGCCCGAGCACCGCGAGCACGTGGAGGAGATCCGCGAGGAGGACGGACCGGACTCCTTCCCCCACGACGGCGGCCGGCTGCTCCCGTACAACCTGCGGACCCACAGCAGCCACAGCACGGGCAAGGGGCGGGAGGACCGGCCCCAGCACGGGCGGAACACCCACAGCGGATCCTTCGGCAGCGGCGGCCTCGGCGGCTGA
- a CDS encoding DNA repair helicase XPB, translating into MNGPLIVQSDKTLLLEVDHERADACRRAIAPFAELERAPEHIHTYRITPLGLWNARAAGHDAEQVVDALVEYSRYPVPHALLVDVAETMARYGRLTLSKHPVHGLVLTSTDRPVLEEILRSKKVQPLVGTRIDADTVAVHPSERGQIKQTLLKLGWPAEDLAGYVDGEAHPIDLDETGWALRPYQKQAVEGFWHGGSGVVVLPCGAGKTLVGAGAMARAKATTLILVTNTVSARQWKHELVKRTSLTEDEIGEYSGTKKEIRPVTIATYQVLTTKRKGIYPHLELFDSRDWGLILYDEVHLLPAPVFKFTADLQARRRLGLTATLVREDGRESDVFSLIGPKRFDAPWKEIEAQGYIAPADCVEVRVNLTDSERLAYATAETEEKYRFCATTATKRKVTEALVAKHRGEQTLVIGQYIDQLDELGEHLDAPVIKGETSNAQREKLFDAFRQGEISVLVVSKVANFSIDLPEATVAIQVSGTFGSRQEEAQRLGRVLRPKADGHEARFYSVVARDTIDQDFAAHRQRFLAEQGYAYRIVDADELLSGGR; encoded by the coding sequence GTGAACGGGCCGCTGATCGTCCAGAGCGACAAAACTCTCCTGTTGGAGGTCGACCACGAGCGGGCCGACGCCTGCCGTCGTGCCATCGCGCCCTTCGCCGAGCTGGAGCGGGCGCCCGAGCACATCCACACGTACCGGATCACGCCGCTCGGGCTGTGGAACGCCCGGGCCGCCGGGCACGACGCCGAGCAGGTGGTGGACGCCCTCGTCGAGTACAGCCGGTATCCGGTGCCGCACGCGCTGCTGGTGGACGTGGCCGAGACCATGGCCCGTTACGGGCGGCTGACCCTCAGCAAGCACCCCGTGCACGGGCTGGTCCTCACCAGCACCGACCGGCCGGTGCTGGAGGAGATCCTGCGGTCGAAGAAGGTGCAGCCGCTGGTGGGCACCCGGATCGACGCGGACACGGTGGCCGTGCACCCCTCCGAGCGGGGCCAGATCAAGCAGACCCTGCTGAAGCTGGGCTGGCCGGCCGAGGACCTCGCCGGGTACGTGGACGGCGAGGCGCACCCGATCGACCTCGACGAAACGGGCTGGGCGCTGCGGCCGTACCAGAAGCAGGCGGTCGAGGGGTTCTGGCACGGCGGGTCGGGCGTCGTGGTGCTGCCGTGCGGTGCGGGCAAGACGCTCGTCGGCGCCGGGGCGATGGCCCGCGCCAAGGCGACCACGCTGATCCTGGTCACCAACACGGTCTCCGCCCGGCAGTGGAAGCACGAGCTGGTGAAGCGGACGTCCCTGACCGAGGACGAGATCGGCGAGTACAGCGGGACGAAGAAGGAGATCCGTCCGGTCACCATCGCCACCTACCAGGTGCTGACGACCAAGCGGAAGGGCATCTACCCGCATTTGGAGCTGTTCGACTCCCGGGACTGGGGGCTGATCCTCTACGACGAGGTGCATCTGCTGCCCGCCCCCGTCTTCAAGTTCACCGCCGATCTCCAGGCCCGGCGGCGGCTCGGTCTTACGGCGACGCTGGTCCGGGAGGACGGCCGCGAGTCGGACGTCTTCTCGCTGATCGGGCCGAAGCGCTTCGACGCCCCCTGGAAGGAGATCGAAGCGCAGGGCTATATCGCCCCGGCGGACTGTGTGGAGGTACGGGTCAATCTGACCGACTCGGAACGGCTCGCCTACGCCACCGCCGAGACCGAGGAGAAGTACCGCTTCTGCGCCACCACCGCGACCAAGCGGAAGGTGACGGAGGCGCTGGTGGCGAAGCACCGGGGGGAACAGACCCTGGTCATCGGGCAGTACATCGACCAGCTCGACGAGCTGGGCGAGCATCTGGACGCGCCCGTCATCAAGGGCGAGACGTCGAACGCCCAGCGCGAGAAGCTCTTCGACGCCTTCCGGCAGGGCGAGATCTCGGTGCTGGTGGTGTCGAAGGTGGCGAACTTCTCCATCGACCTGCCGGAGGCGACCGTCGCCATCCAGGTGTCGGGCACCTTCGGCTCCCGCCAGGAGGAGGCCCAGCGGCTGGGGCGGGTGCTGCGGCCCAAGGCGGACGGCCACGAGGCCCGCTTCTACTCGGTCGTCGCCCGCGACACCATCGACCAGGACTTCGCCGCGCACCGGCAGCGGTTCCTGGCCGAGCAGGGGTACGCGTACCGGATCGTGGACGCGGACGAGCTGCTGAGCGGCGGGCGGTAG
- a CDS encoding Uma2 family endonuclease, whose amino-acid sequence MTAAMAERVQMSHDEPWDALLETWRGLDVPEGWHAEISEGQIHVVPPPHAQHNRITAKLQRALLTVLPDEWEVFQTLGIQIVASEKLYIPDLVVMPDDVVAAVPANVSTPIDAGEALLVVEVTSPFNAADDRVKKRGAYAQAGIPVYLLVDRFDPHGPTSTLYTDPLNGAYRLARRVPFGEQLQLPEPFDLKIDTSAFPV is encoded by the coding sequence ATGACAGCCGCGATGGCCGAGAGGGTCCAGATGTCGCATGACGAGCCGTGGGACGCGCTTCTGGAGACATGGCGAGGGCTGGACGTGCCCGAGGGGTGGCACGCGGAAATCAGCGAAGGACAGATCCACGTGGTTCCACCACCTCATGCACAGCACAACCGGATCACGGCCAAGCTGCAGCGGGCCCTGCTGACCGTCCTCCCCGACGAGTGGGAGGTCTTCCAGACCCTCGGTATCCAGATCGTGGCCTCCGAGAAGCTCTACATTCCGGATCTGGTCGTCATGCCCGACGACGTGGTCGCCGCCGTCCCGGCGAACGTGAGCACGCCGATCGACGCGGGCGAGGCCCTGCTCGTCGTCGAGGTCACCTCTCCGTTCAACGCGGCCGACGACCGGGTGAAGAAGCGGGGAGCGTATGCCCAGGCCGGGATCCCCGTTTACCTGCTGGTCGACCGCTTCGACCCGCACGGCCCCACCTCGACGCTGTACACCGACCCACTGAACGGCGCCTACCGGCTGGCCCGCCGGGTTCCCTTCGGGGAGCAGCTCCAGCTGCCCGAGCCCTTCGACCTCAAGATCGACACCTCGGCGTTCCCCGTCTGA
- a CDS encoding DUF4031 domain-containing protein, translating to MAVYIDPPNWPGHGRKWSHLISDVSYAELHAFAAAIGCPPRAFDRDHYDVPSHRYADAVAAGAVEVRSREIVRLLLAAGLRRRKSRPT from the coding sequence ATGGCCGTCTACATCGACCCGCCGAACTGGCCGGGCCACGGCCGGAAGTGGTCCCATCTGATCAGCGACGTCTCCTACGCGGAGCTGCACGCCTTCGCCGCCGCGATCGGCTGCCCGCCGCGCGCCTTCGACCGGGACCACTACGACGTCCCGTCCCACCGCTACGCCGACGCGGTCGCGGCGGGCGCGGTCGAGGTCAGGAGCCGGGAGATTGTCCGCCTGCTGCTGGCAGCGGGCCTGCGCCGGAGGAAGAGCCGGCCCACCTGA
- a CDS encoding HD domain-containing protein, producing the protein MSAADGSLYDPDAPGPGPDPATGEGLRARWVRALAGAGAGRTTAASVGAPSAPDPLPYAENLLARWSEPQRRYHTTDHLAAVLDRIDLLADRAADPDLVRLAAWFHDAVYRPDRSENEERSAALAERALPEAGLSAAATAEVARLVRLTVTHAPEPGDANGAVLCDADLAILAAPPEAYRSYARAVREEYAFVPDDAFRQGRAAVLRQLLALPRLFHTPYGAREWEAPARANMTAELEELEQLEQPG; encoded by the coding sequence ATGAGCGCTGCGGACGGTTCCCTGTACGACCCTGATGCGCCGGGCCCCGGTCCGGACCCGGCGACGGGCGAGGGGCTGCGGGCCCGCTGGGTGCGGGCGCTGGCGGGCGCAGGCGCGGGCCGGACCACGGCCGCCTCGGTCGGCGCCCCGTCGGCCCCGGACCCGCTCCCGTACGCCGAGAATCTGCTCGCCCGCTGGTCGGAGCCGCAGCGCCGCTACCACACCACCGATCATCTGGCCGCCGTGCTCGACCGGATCGACCTGCTCGCGGACCGGGCCGCCGACCCCGATCTGGTCCGGCTCGCGGCCTGGTTCCACGATGCGGTCTACCGCCCGGACCGCTCCGAGAACGAGGAGCGTTCGGCCGCACTGGCGGAGCGGGCCCTGCCGGAAGCCGGACTGAGCGCGGCGGCCACCGCGGAGGTCGCCCGGCTGGTGCGGCTGACCGTCACCCACGCGCCCGAACCCGGCGACGCCAACGGTGCGGTGCTGTGCGATGCGGACCTGGCGATCCTGGCGGCGCCCCCGGAGGCGTACCGCTCCTATGCGCGGGCGGTGCGCGAGGAGTACGCCTTCGTCCCCGACGACGCCTTCCGGCAGGGCCGGGCCGCGGTGCTGCGCCAGTTGCTGGCGCTGCCGAGGCTGTTCCACACCCCGTACGGAGCACGGGAATGGGAGGCTCCGGCCCGGGCGAACATGACGGCGGAGCTGGAGGAACTGGAGCAACTGGAACAGCCGGGCTGA
- a CDS encoding maleylpyruvate isomerase family mycothiol-dependent enzyme translates to MVNDTDSVRDPELPGLLLRTERDALVPLLRSRPEADFALPTCCPGWTVRHVVAHCAAVLNRVVESRYEKDVFSPESNERDIAALSDRSNRELVDDLERGLTDAGPMIAAAGHGRLDAVAFGEWVHAGDLREAFGEPGAYEGEGLPHALALLAAYSRARRTEPLLAELDGHGAPLVLGADSPEPAVYTGPAKTLIRLVTGRSTAGERYELTGAKEADLAFFT, encoded by the coding sequence ATGGTCAACGACACCGATTCCGTACGCGATCCCGAGCTGCCCGGCCTTCTTCTCCGTACCGAACGGGACGCGCTGGTCCCCCTGCTCCGGTCCCGGCCCGAGGCCGATTTCGCGCTGCCCACCTGCTGTCCCGGCTGGACCGTGCGCCATGTCGTCGCGCACTGTGCCGCCGTGCTGAACCGCGTCGTGGAGAGCCGTTACGAGAAGGACGTCTTCTCGCCCGAGTCCAACGAACGCGATATCGCCGCACTCTCCGACCGCTCGAACCGGGAACTCGTGGACGATCTGGAGCGCGGGCTCACCGACGCCGGGCCCATGATCGCCGCGGCCGGGCACGGCCGGCTCGACGCGGTCGCGTTCGGTGAGTGGGTGCACGCCGGGGACCTGCGGGAGGCCTTCGGTGAGCCCGGGGCGTACGAGGGCGAAGGACTGCCCCACGCGCTCGCGCTGCTCGCCGCGTACAGCAGGGCCCGGCGGACGGAGCCGTTGCTGGCGGAGCTGGACGGGCACGGCGCACCGCTGGTCCTCGGCGCGGACAGCCCCGAGCCCGCCGTCTACACCGGTCCGGCGAAGACGCTGATCAGGCTGGTCACGGGGCGTTCGACGGCCGGGGAGCGGTACGAGCTGACCGGCGCCAAGGAGGCGGACCTGGCGTTCTTCACCTGA
- a CDS encoding HelD family protein produces MRKEVEALDIADVTANWVNKQALEARTEQRIRELADLAHTPLFFGRLDYGGGAHEGHHFYIGRRHVHDAVGEPMVLDWRAPVSQPFYQASRTVPLGVDLRRRFGYTGGELTAYEDERLTGPAGPDAAPRTSRLLQEEIERPRVGPMRDIVATIQPEQDEIVRSGLGGTVCVQGGPGTGKTAVGLHRVAYLLYAHRERLARTGTLVIGPNRSFLHYIEQVLPALGELEVAQATVADLVAHVEVRSVDAPTAALVKGDARMAEVLRRALRSYITLPTEPVVVERGSRRWRIPAYELAEIVTELQEREIRYGAAGEALPQRIAHAVLVRMEEAGEAPDDRVQDAVARHHAVKAAVKAVWPRVDPAKLVLRLLSEPEFLAAHAEGLLGAEEQRAIVWAKPARGVKSAKWSAADAVLIDEAQDLVQRTPSLGHVVLDEAQDLSPMQYRAVGRRCSTGSATVLGDLAQGTTPWATAGWREALAHLGKPDAVVEELTAGFRVPREVISYASRLLPHMSPGLREVSSVREAPGSLDVHRVPGGAEDGAGTADTEGSAEDGSEGGSQGGAEDGAAGGALDAAVVGACRTALLREGSIGLIAADVRIPALAAALTAAGLPFLDPGRETTAESRLTLVPASLAKGLEYDYVVLDEPAAVVDGEPDERTGLRRLYVVLTRAVSGLTVVHRRPLPHQLAAPGPRESTL; encoded by the coding sequence ATGCGCAAGGAGGTGGAGGCGCTCGACATCGCGGACGTCACGGCGAACTGGGTCAACAAGCAGGCGCTGGAGGCCCGTACCGAGCAGCGGATCAGGGAGCTGGCGGATCTGGCGCACACACCGCTCTTCTTCGGGCGGCTCGACTACGGCGGCGGTGCCCACGAGGGCCACCACTTCTACATCGGCCGCCGCCATGTGCACGACGCGGTGGGCGAGCCGATGGTCCTGGACTGGCGGGCGCCCGTGTCGCAGCCCTTCTACCAGGCGTCCAGGACCGTCCCGCTCGGCGTCGACCTGCGGCGGCGCTTCGGCTACACGGGCGGTGAGCTGACCGCGTACGAGGACGAGCGGCTGACCGGTCCGGCCGGTCCGGACGCGGCGCCGCGCACCAGCCGACTGCTCCAGGAGGAGATCGAACGGCCGCGCGTGGGCCCGATGCGGGACATCGTCGCCACCATCCAGCCCGAGCAGGACGAGATCGTCCGCTCCGGTCTGGGCGGCACGGTCTGCGTCCAGGGCGGCCCGGGCACCGGGAAGACGGCGGTCGGTCTGCACCGGGTGGCGTATCTGCTGTACGCGCACCGCGAGCGGCTGGCCCGTACCGGCACTCTCGTCATCGGCCCCAACCGCTCCTTCCTCCACTACATCGAGCAGGTGCTGCCCGCGCTCGGTGAGCTGGAGGTGGCCCAGGCGACGGTGGCCGATCTGGTCGCGCACGTCGAGGTGCGGTCGGTGGACGCGCCGACCGCGGCACTGGTGAAGGGCGACGCCAGGATGGCCGAGGTGCTGCGGCGGGCGCTGCGCTCGTACATCACCCTGCCCACCGAGCCCGTGGTCGTCGAGCGCGGCTCGCGGCGCTGGCGGATCCCGGCGTACGAACTGGCCGAGATCGTCACCGAGCTGCAGGAGCGCGAGATCCGTTACGGGGCGGCGGGCGAGGCCCTGCCGCAGCGCATCGCGCATGCCGTCCTGGTCCGGATGGAGGAGGCGGGCGAGGCCCCCGACGACCGGGTGCAGGACGCGGTGGCCCGCCATCACGCGGTGAAGGCGGCGGTGAAGGCGGTCTGGCCGCGGGTCGATCCGGCGAAGCTGGTGCTGCGGCTGCTGTCCGAGCCGGAGTTCCTCGCCGCCCATGCCGAGGGGCTGCTCGGGGCGGAGGAGCAGCGGGCGATCGTCTGGGCGAAGCCCGCGCGGGGCGTGAAGTCCGCGAAGTGGTCGGCGGCGGACGCCGTGCTCATCGACGAGGCGCAGGATCTGGTGCAGCGCACGCCATCCCTCGGGCATGTCGTGCTGGACGAGGCGCAGGATCTGTCGCCGATGCAGTACCGGGCGGTGGGGCGGCGCTGTTCGACGGGGTCCGCGACGGTGCTGGGGGATCTGGCGCAGGGGACGACGCCGTGGGCGACGGCAGGCTGGCGGGAGGCGCTGGCGCATCTGGGGAAGCCCGATGCGGTGGTGGAGGAGCTGACGGCCGGGTTCCGGGTGCCGCGGGAGGTGATCTCGTACGCCTCCCGGCTGCTGCCCCATATGTCACCGGGGCTGCGGGAGGTGTCGTCGGTCCGTGAGGCGCCGGGGTCGCTGGACGTGCACCGGGTGCCGGGCGGGGCGGAGGACGGTGCCGGTACGGCCGATACAGAGGGCAGTGCGGAGGACGGCTCAGAGGGCGGCTCGCAGGGTGGTGCGGAGGACGGTGCAGCCGGGGGCGCGTTGGACGCTGCGGTGGTCGGCGCCTGCCGTACCGCGCTGCTGCGGGAGGGGTCGATCGGCCTGATCGCCGCGGATGTCCGGATCCCGGCGCTGGCCGCGGCGCTGACGGCGGCCGGGCTGCCGTTCCTCGACCCCGGCCGGGAGACGACGGCGGAGTCCCGGCTCACGCTGGTGCCCGCGTCGCTGGCGAAGGGTCTGGAGTACGACTACGTGGTCCTCGACGAACCGGCGGCGGTCGTCGACGGCGAACCGGACGAGCGGACCGGTCTGCGACGGCTGTACGTGGTGCTGACCCGGGCGGTCTCCGGGCTGACCGTGGTGCACCGGCGGCCGCTGCCCCACCAGTTGGCGGCGCCCGGGCCCCGGGAAAGTACCCTCTGA
- a CDS encoding copper homeostasis protein CutC, giving the protein MSNRALLEVIALDAADAVAAQSGGADRLELVTDMAADGLTPPRETFAAIRAAVDIPLRVMLRHADGFSAGTPADVEALVAAAAGLREEGADEFVLGFLDAEGRPDLVTVERLLAVISGCSWTFHRAIDRAADRDALRKQLADLPGLDTYLTAGSAAGVDAGLDTLIAEAGRRTEPGYEQNLLVGGGLRLDHVPALRAAGLDAFHIGGAARPHGWTGPVSADAVREWRTAVDS; this is encoded by the coding sequence ATGAGCAACCGTGCGCTTCTGGAGGTGATCGCTCTGGATGCCGCGGACGCGGTCGCGGCCCAGTCCGGCGGAGCTGACCGGCTCGAACTGGTCACCGATATGGCGGCGGACGGACTGACCCCGCCCCGGGAGACGTTCGCCGCCATCCGGGCAGCGGTCGATATCCCGCTACGGGTGATGCTGCGGCACGCCGACGGATTCTCGGCCGGTACCCCGGCGGATGTGGAGGCGCTGGTCGCGGCCGCGGCCGGGCTGCGCGAGGAGGGTGCCGACGAGTTCGTCCTCGGTTTTCTCGACGCCGAGGGCCGCCCGGACCTGGTGACCGTGGAGCGGCTGCTGGCCGTGATCTCCGGCTGCTCGTGGACCTTCCACCGGGCGATCGACCGGGCGGCGGACCGGGACGCGCTGCGCAAGCAGCTCGCGGACCTGCCCGGCCTTGACACCTATCTGACCGCGGGCTCCGCGGCGGGCGTCGACGCCGGGCTGGACACCCTGATCGCCGAGGCCGGACGCCGTACCGAACCGGGGTACGAGCAGAACCTGCTGGTCGGCGGCGGTCTCCGCCTCGACCATGTGCCCGCGCTGCGCGCGGCGGGGCTCGACGCCTTCCACATCGGCGGCGCGGCGCGTCCGCACGGCTGGACGGGACCGGTCAGCGCGGATGCGGTACGGGAGTGGCGCACGGCCGTCGACTCCTGA
- a CDS encoding heavy metal translocating P-type ATPase, producing MAHTATHPQEVELAIGGMTCASCAARIEKKLNRMDGVEATVNYATEKAKVTFSDDISVQDLIGTVEATGYTAAPPKPKQQSAPAGDGGTGGGADAEEEDDPELKTLRERLITAVVLAVPVIAMAMIPALQFQYWQWLSLTLAAPVVVYAGWPFHRAAWKNARHGAATMDTLISVGTIAAFLWSLYALFWGHAGMPGMTHPFELTIERGDGSSNIYLEAAAGVTAFILAGRYFEARSKRKAGAALRALMELGAKEVTVLRDGEEVRVPTAELKVGDRFLVRPGEKIATDGIVVEGSSAVDASMLTGESVPVEVAPGDGVTGATLNAGGRLVVEATRIGSDTQLARMAKLVEDAQTGKAAAQRLADRISGVFVPIVILLAIGTLITWLALGEGWAAAFTAAVAVLIIACPCALGLATPTALMVGTGRGAQLGILIKGPEVLETTRKVDTVVLDKTGTVTTGKMTLLAVHTADSTDETEVLKLAGALENASEHPIAQAVATGAVQKVGALPALEDFANIPGLGVQGVVEGHAVLVGREKLLAEWEIRLPDELKRAKDTAEASGRTAIAVAWDGEARAVLEVADAVKETSAEAITKLRALGLTPILLTGDNEAVAKAVAAEVGIDEVIAEVMPEDKVDVVKRLQAEGRSVAMVGDGVNDAAALAQADLGLAMGTGTDAAIEASDLTLVRGDLRAAADAIRLARRTLGTIRSNLFWAFAYNVAALPLAALGLLSPMIAGAAMAFSSVFVVGNSLRLRRFKAVA from the coding sequence ATGGCGCACACGGCCACCCACCCCCAAGAGGTGGAACTCGCGATCGGCGGCATGACCTGCGCCTCCTGCGCGGCCCGTATCGAGAAGAAGCTCAACCGCATGGACGGTGTCGAGGCGACCGTCAACTACGCCACCGAGAAGGCGAAGGTCACCTTCAGCGACGACATCTCCGTCCAGGATCTGATCGGCACGGTCGAGGCGACCGGCTACACCGCCGCCCCGCCCAAGCCGAAGCAGCAGTCCGCCCCGGCGGGCGACGGCGGTACGGGCGGCGGCGCGGACGCCGAGGAGGAGGACGATCCGGAGCTGAAGACGCTGCGCGAGCGGCTGATCACGGCCGTCGTCCTGGCCGTGCCGGTGATCGCGATGGCGATGATCCCGGCGCTCCAGTTCCAGTACTGGCAGTGGCTCTCGCTGACGCTCGCCGCCCCGGTCGTCGTCTACGCGGGCTGGCCCTTCCACCGGGCCGCCTGGAAGAACGCCCGCCACGGCGCCGCCACCATGGACACCCTGATCTCGGTCGGCACCATCGCCGCGTTCCTCTGGTCCCTGTACGCGCTCTTCTGGGGCCACGCCGGAATGCCCGGCATGACCCACCCCTTCGAACTGACCATCGAACGCGGCGACGGCTCCTCCAACATCTATCTGGAGGCCGCGGCCGGAGTCACCGCGTTCATCCTCGCCGGGCGCTACTTCGAGGCCCGTTCCAAGCGCAAGGCGGGCGCCGCGCTGCGGGCCCTGATGGAGCTGGGCGCCAAGGAGGTCACCGTCCTGCGGGACGGCGAGGAGGTCCGCGTACCCACCGCGGAGCTGAAGGTCGGCGACCGCTTCCTGGTCCGCCCCGGCGAGAAGATCGCCACCGACGGCATCGTGGTCGAGGGCTCGTCCGCCGTGGACGCGTCCATGCTGACCGGCGAGTCCGTGCCCGTCGAGGTCGCTCCCGGCGACGGAGTCACCGGAGCCACCCTCAACGCCGGCGGCCGGCTGGTCGTCGAGGCGACCCGGATCGGCTCCGACACCCAGCTCGCCCGGATGGCCAAGCTCGTCGAGGACGCGCAGACCGGCAAGGCGGCGGCCCAGCGGCTCGCCGACCGGATCTCCGGTGTCTTCGTACCGATCGTGATCCTGCTGGCCATCGGCACCCTGATCACCTGGCTGGCGCTGGGCGAGGGCTGGGCGGCGGCGTTCACCGCGGCCGTGGCCGTACTGATCATCGCCTGCCCCTGCGCCCTGGGCCTGGCCACGCCGACCGCGCTCATGGTCGGTACGGGCCGCGGCGCCCAGCTCGGCATCCTGATCAAGGGTCCCGAGGTCCTGGAGACCACCCGCAAGGTCGACACCGTCGTCCTGGACAAGACCGGAACCGTCACCACCGGCAAGATGACACTGCTCGCCGTGCACACCGCGGACTCGACGGACGAGACCGAGGTGCTGAAGCTGGCCGGTGCGCTGGAGAACGCCTCCGAGCACCCGATCGCCCAGGCCGTCGCCACCGGCGCGGTCCAGAAGGTCGGCGCCCTCCCGGCGCTGGAGGACTTCGCCAATATCCCCGGGCTCGGCGTCCAGGGTGTCGTCGAGGGGCACGCGGTGCTCGTGGGCCGCGAGAAGCTGCTGGCCGAGTGGGAGATCCGGCTCCCCGATGAGCTGAAGCGGGCGAAGGACACCGCGGAGGCGTCGGGCCGGACGGCCATCGCGGTCGCCTGGGACGGCGAGGCGCGGGCGGTGCTGGAGGTCGCGGACGCGGTGAAGGAGACCAGTGCCGAGGCCATCACCAAGCTGCGGGCCCTGGGGCTCACCCCGATCCTGTTGACCGGTGACAACGAGGCCGTCGCGAAGGCGGTCGCGGCGGAGGTCGGCATCGACGAGGTCATCGCGGAGGTCATGCCCGAGGACAAGGTCGACGTGGTCAAGCGGCTGCAGGCCGAGGGCCGGAGCGTCGCGATGGTCGGCGACGGTGTCAACGACGCCGCCGCGCTGGCCCAGGCCGATCTGGGCCTGGCGATGGGCACGGGCACGGACGCGGCCATCGAGGCCAGTGACCTGACCCTGGTCCGCGGCGATCTGCGGGCGGCGGCCGACGCGATCCGGCTGGCCCGCCGGACGCTGGGCACGATCCGGTCCAACCTCTTCTGGGCCTTCGCCTACAACGTGGCGGCGCTGCCGCTGGCCGCGCTGGGACTGCTGAGCCCGATGATCGCGGGTGCGGCGATGGCGTTCTCGTCGGTCTTCGTGGTCGGCAACAGCCTGCGGCTGAGGCGCTTCAAGGCCGTGGCCTGA
- a CDS encoding Cmx/CmrA family chloramphenicol efflux MFS transporter — protein MPLAVYILGLSVFALGTSEFMLSGLLPPIADDMGVSIPQAGLLISAFAVGMVVGAPLLAVATLRLPRKATLIALISVFGLGQVAGALAPTYEILFASRVVSALACAGFWALGAAVAVAMVPVNSRARAMAVMIGGLSIANVLGVPAGAFLGEHLGWRAAFWAVAVSSAVALVGVVTRIPSIPVPAEKPQLKRELSIYRDGQVWLAVFTTALAGGGVFCAFSYFAPLITDVAGIGEGWVSTVLALFGIGALVGTTVGGRIADAHLFGVMISGIAASTVFLAALAVFAAVPAVVVTLAFLLGVSAFYTAPALNARIFNVAGAAPTLAAATTTAAFNIGNTAGPWLGGTVIDADLGYESPAWAGAAMLIVALALVTVSMRMQGRSKVVTGSAVTAAADEAARVPSPAVAERA, from the coding sequence ATGCCGCTCGCGGTCTACATCCTCGGACTCTCGGTCTTCGCCCTCGGCACCAGCGAGTTCATGCTCTCCGGCCTGCTGCCGCCCATCGCCGACGATATGGGTGTGTCGATCCCCCAGGCCGGCCTGCTGATATCCGCCTTCGCGGTCGGCATGGTGGTGGGCGCGCCGCTGCTCGCGGTGGCCACCCTCAGGCTCCCCCGCAAGGCCACCCTGATCGCCCTGATCTCCGTCTTCGGCCTGGGTCAGGTGGCGGGCGCGCTCGCCCCGACGTACGAGATCCTCTTCGCGTCCCGCGTCGTCAGCGCCCTCGCCTGCGCCGGTTTCTGGGCGCTCGGCGCGGCCGTGGCGGTCGCGATGGTGCCGGTGAACTCCCGGGCCCGGGCGATGGCCGTGATGATCGGCGGGCTGTCGATCGCCAATGTCCTCGGTGTTCCGGCGGGCGCCTTCCTCGGTGAGCACCTGGGCTGGCGCGCGGCCTTCTGGGCGGTGGCCGTGTCGTCGGCGGTGGCGCTGGTCGGTGTGGTGACCCGGATCCCGAGCATCCCGGTGCCCGCCGAGAAGCCGCAGCTCAAGCGGGAGCTGTCGATCTACCGCGACGGTCAGGTGTGGCTGGCGGTCTTCACCACGGCGCTCGCGGGCGGCGGCGTGTTCTGCGCCTTCTCGTACTTCGCCCCGCTGATCACCGATGTCGCGGGCATCGGTGAGGGCTGGGTGTCGACGGTCCTCGCGCTCTTCGGTATCGGTGCTCTCGTGGGTACGACGGTGGGCGGCCGGATCGCGGACGCGCACCTCTTCGGCGTGATGATCAGCGGTATCGCGGCGTCGACGGTCTTCCTGGCGGCGCTGGCGGTCTTCGCGGCGGTTCCGGCGGTGGTCGTCACGCTGGCGTTCCTGCTGGGCGTGTCCGCCTTCTACACCGCCCCGGCGCTCAACGCCCGCATCTTCAATGTGGCGGGTGCGGCCCCGACGCTCGCGGCGGCCACCACGACGGCGGCGTTCAACATCGGCAACACGGCGGGCCCGTGGCTCGGCGGCACGGTCATCGACGCGGACCTCGGCTACGAGTCCCCCGCCTGGGCGGGAGCGGCGATGCTGATCGTGGCGCTGGCGCTGGTCACGGTGTCGATGCGGATGCAGGGCCGGTCGAAGGTGGTGACGGGTTCGGCGGTCACCGCGGCCGCGGACGAGGCCGCCCGGGTACCGTCTCCGGCGGTCGCGGAACGGGCCTGA